The following are encoded together in the Bradyrhizobium genosp. L genome:
- the ftsH gene encoding ATP-dependent zinc metalloprotease FtsH, whose protein sequence is MNANLRNFALWVIIVLLLLALFTLFQNPGQRTSSQDISFSQLLTEVDQGHVRDVVIQGPEIHGTFTNGSSFQTYSPSDPNLVKRLYDAKVQITAKPPGDNVPWFVSLLVSWLPFIALIGVWIFLSRQMQGGAGKAMGFGKSRAKMLTEAHGRVTFEDVAGVDEAKQDLQEIVEFLRDPGKFQRLGGRIPRGVLLVGPPGTGKTLIARAVAGEANVPFFTISGSDFVEMFVGVGASRVRDMFEQAKKNAPCIIFIDEIDAVGRHRGAGLGGGNDEREQTLNQLLVEMDGFEANEGVILIAATNRPDVLDPALLRPGRFDRQVVVPNPDVVGREQILKVHVRKVPLAPDINLKTIARGTPGFSGADLMNLVNEAALTAARRNKRMVTQAEFEEAKDKVMMGAERKSLVMTEEEKLLTAYHEGGHAIVGLNVVATDPIHKATIIPRGRALGMVMQLPERDKLSMSLEQMTSRLAIMMGGRVAEELIFGREKVTSGAASDIEQATRLARMMVTRWGLSEELGTVSYGENQDEVFLGMSVSRTQNASEATVQKIDSEIRRLVEEGYNEATKILTEKRDDLEALAKGLLEFETLTGDEITDLLKGKKPNRESVLEPSTPRASAVPPAGKPRPRPDPDTGLEPQPQA, encoded by the coding sequence ATGAACGCCAATCTGCGGAATTTCGCCCTCTGGGTCATCATCGTTTTGCTGCTGCTGGCGTTGTTCACGCTTTTCCAGAATCCTGGCCAGCGCACCTCCTCGCAGGACATCTCGTTCTCGCAGCTTCTGACCGAAGTCGACCAGGGCCACGTCCGTGACGTCGTGATCCAGGGGCCGGAGATTCACGGCACCTTCACCAATGGCTCGAGCTTCCAGACCTATTCGCCGAGCGACCCGAACCTGGTGAAGCGCCTGTACGACGCCAAGGTGCAGATCACCGCGAAGCCGCCGGGCGACAACGTGCCGTGGTTCGTCTCGCTGCTCGTCTCCTGGTTGCCGTTCATCGCGCTGATCGGCGTCTGGATTTTCCTGTCGCGACAGATGCAGGGCGGCGCCGGCAAGGCGATGGGCTTCGGCAAGTCGCGCGCCAAGATGCTGACGGAAGCGCATGGCCGCGTGACGTTCGAGGATGTCGCCGGTGTCGACGAGGCCAAGCAGGACCTGCAGGAGATCGTCGAATTCCTGCGCGACCCCGGCAAATTCCAGCGACTCGGCGGCCGCATTCCGCGCGGCGTGCTGCTGGTCGGTCCTCCGGGCACCGGCAAGACGCTGATCGCGCGCGCCGTGGCCGGCGAAGCCAACGTGCCGTTCTTCACCATCTCCGGTTCTGACTTCGTCGAGATGTTCGTCGGCGTCGGTGCTTCGCGCGTGCGCGACATGTTCGAGCAGGCCAAGAAAAATGCGCCCTGCATCATCTTCATCGACGAAATCGATGCGGTCGGTCGTCATCGCGGCGCCGGCCTCGGCGGCGGCAATGACGAGCGCGAGCAGACGCTGAACCAGCTGCTGGTCGAGATGGACGGCTTCGAAGCCAATGAGGGCGTGATCCTGATCGCGGCGACCAACCGTCCCGACGTGCTCGATCCCGCGCTGCTGCGTCCCGGCCGCTTCGACCGCCAGGTCGTGGTGCCGAACCCGGATGTCGTCGGCCGCGAGCAGATCCTCAAGGTCCACGTCCGCAAGGTGCCGCTGGCGCCGGATATCAACCTCAAGACCATCGCGCGCGGCACGCCGGGCTTCTCCGGCGCCGACCTGATGAACCTGGTCAACGAGGCCGCGCTGACCGCCGCCCGCCGCAACAAGCGGATGGTGACGCAGGCCGAGTTCGAAGAGGCCAAGGACAAGGTGATGATGGGCGCCGAGCGCAAATCGCTCGTCATGACCGAGGAAGAGAAGCTCTTGACGGCCTATCACGAGGGCGGCCACGCCATCGTCGGCCTCAACGTCGTCGCAACCGATCCGATCCACAAGGCGACCATCATCCCGCGCGGTCGTGCGCTGGGCATGGTGATGCAGCTGCCGGAGCGCGACAAGCTCTCGATGTCGCTGGAGCAGATGACCTCGCGTCTCGCCATCATGATGGGCGGCCGTGTCGCCGAGGAGCTGATCTTCGGCCGCGAGAAGGTGACCTCGGGCGCCGCCTCCGACATCGAGCAGGCGACGCGCCTGGCGCGCATGATGGTGACGCGCTGGGGCCTGTCGGAAGAACTCGGCACGGTCTCCTATGGCGAGAACCAGGACGAGGTGTTCCTCGGCATGTCGGTCTCGCGCACGCAAAATGCGTCCGAGGCGACGGTCCAGAAGATCGACTCTGAGATCAGGCGCCTGGTCGAGGAAGGCTACAACGAGGCGACCAAGATCCTCACCGAGAAGCGCGACGATCTCGAGGCGCTGGCCAAGGGCCTGCTCGAGTTCGAGACGCTGACCGGCGACGAGATCACCGACCTGCTGAAGGGCAAGAAGCCCAACCGCGAGTCGGTGCTGGAGCCCTCGACGCCGCGCGCATCCGCGGTGCCGCCGGCCGGCAAGCCGCGCCCGCGGCCCGATCCGGACACCGGCCTGGAGCCGCAGCCGCAGGCGTAA
- the tilS gene encoding tRNA lysidine(34) synthetase TilS: protein MPDDRSAIPARDAKRLFAGLASAPAIVLAVSGGPDSVALLWLAARWRRAIARGPRLIAVTIDHGLRPEAAREARDVKRLAQSLDLPHHTLRWRGPKPKAGLPAAAREARYRLLTQAARKHGASHILTAHTRDDQAETLLMRMLRGSGIAGLSAMARESARDEILLVRPLLEMPKARLVATLNKARIDFADDPTNRDLAFTRPRLRALMPALAEEGGDARSLARLATRLARANAAVEVLVDGAENYLALKDADVGRAGFDAALFAAMPEEIRLRLLKRAIDRSGHEGPAELGKVETLLVALDRALGEREGKLKQTLAGAVIGLSGGRIRVEPAPPRRTRSS from the coding sequence ATGCCCGACGACCGATCCGCCATCCCTGCAAGGGACGCCAAACGCCTGTTCGCGGGCCTGGCGTCCGCGCCGGCGATCGTGCTTGCGGTCTCCGGCGGTCCCGATTCAGTCGCGCTGTTGTGGCTCGCCGCGCGCTGGCGCCGCGCCATCGCGCGCGGGCCGCGGCTGATTGCCGTCACCATCGACCACGGCCTGCGCCCGGAAGCGGCCCGCGAAGCCCGCGATGTCAAGCGGCTGGCACAGAGCCTCGATCTGCCGCATCACACCTTGCGCTGGCGCGGGCCCAAGCCGAAGGCCGGATTGCCGGCGGCTGCGCGCGAGGCGCGCTATCGCTTGCTGACGCAGGCCGCGCGCAAGCATGGCGCCAGCCACATCCTGACCGCGCATACCCGCGACGACCAGGCCGAGACGCTTCTGATGCGGATGCTGCGCGGCAGCGGCATCGCGGGCCTGTCGGCGATGGCGCGCGAAAGCGCGCGCGACGAGATCTTGCTGGTGCGGCCGCTGCTCGAGATGCCCAAGGCGCGGCTGGTCGCGACGCTGAACAAGGCGCGGATCGATTTTGCCGACGATCCAACCAATCGCGATCTGGCGTTCACCCGTCCGCGGCTGCGCGCGCTGATGCCTGCTCTCGCGGAGGAGGGCGGCGATGCGAGGAGCCTGGCGCGGCTCGCCACCCGGCTTGCGCGCGCCAATGCTGCGGTGGAGGTGCTGGTCGACGGCGCCGAGAACTACCTCGCGTTGAAGGACGCCGACGTCGGGCGCGCCGGCTTCGACGCCGCGCTGTTTGCCGCGATGCCCGAGGAGATCCGGCTCCGCCTGCTCAAGCGCGCGATCGACCGCAGCGGACATGAAGGGCCCGCTGAACTCGGCAAGGTCGAAACCCTGCTCGTTGCGCTGGACCGGGCCCTCGGGGAACGCGAAGGCAAGCTGAAACAGACCCTTGCCGGGGCCGTCATCGGCCTTTCCGGCGGCCGCATCAGGGTCGAACCGGCGCCACCGCGCCGCACGCGTTCCAGCTGA
- the ybgF gene encoding tol-pal system protein YbgF: MSSRLNLLSSAAVIAAMFVVSVPAFAQSDDSDAEMRIERLENQLRQLTGQNEELQYRNRQLEERLRQLGGQPPGAPGQPAPPNVAATPPAQPQAYPQPAYPQAQGGYQQPQQGYGRQPGGYDQQQQIAAPAPIVQEPAPQAAPGRRGRNDAFDPNQNPNAPGAPRALGGGQMPMQSDAAVGAPGGRGAGEPLDLGNTSPQRGPGPGANAALTTLPPSATPKDEFDLGIGYMQRKDYALAEETMKNFATKYPSDPLVADAQYWLGESYFQRQQYRDAAETFLGVTTKFDKSSKAPDALLRLGQSLAALKEKEAACAAFGEVTRKYPRASGGVKSAVDREQKRVKC; this comes from the coding sequence ATGTCATCCAGGCTCAATCTCCTTTCCTCCGCCGCTGTGATCGCGGCGATGTTCGTCGTTTCCGTTCCGGCCTTTGCACAATCCGACGATTCCGACGCCGAGATGCGGATCGAGCGGCTCGAGAACCAGCTGCGGCAGCTGACCGGGCAGAACGAGGAGCTGCAGTACCGTAACCGTCAGCTCGAGGAGCGGCTGCGCCAGCTTGGCGGGCAGCCGCCCGGCGCGCCCGGGCAGCCCGCCCCGCCCAACGTTGCGGCGACGCCGCCGGCGCAGCCCCAGGCCTATCCGCAACCGGCCTATCCGCAAGCACAGGGCGGCTATCAGCAGCCGCAGCAGGGCTATGGACGGCAGCCGGGCGGCTATGACCAGCAACAGCAGATCGCGGCTCCCGCGCCGATCGTGCAGGAGCCGGCGCCGCAAGCCGCGCCCGGCCGCCGCGGCCGCAACGATGCCTTCGATCCCAACCAGAACCCGAACGCCCCCGGCGCGCCGCGGGCGCTCGGCGGCGGCCAGATGCCGATGCAGAGCGATGCCGCGGTCGGCGCGCCCGGTGGCCGCGGGGCGGGCGAGCCGCTCGACCTCGGCAACACCAGCCCGCAGCGTGGCCCCGGTCCCGGTGCCAACGCAGCCCTGACCACCTTGCCGCCGTCGGCGACGCCAAAGGACGAGTTCGATCTCGGTATCGGCTACATGCAGCGCAAGGACTACGCGCTTGCCGAAGAGACGATGAAGAATTTTGCCACGAAATATCCAAGCGATCCGCTGGTCGCGGATGCGCAATACTGGCTCGGCGAAAGCTATTTCCAGCGCCAGCAATATCGCGATGCGGCAGAAACCTTCCTCGGCGTCACCACCAAGTTCGACAAGTCGTCCAAGGCGCCGGACGCGCTGCTGCGGCTCGGCCAGTCGCTGGCGGCACTGAAGGAAAAGGAAGCCGCCTGCGCCGCCTTCGGCGAGGTGACGCGCAAGTACCCGCGCGCATCCGGCGGCGTGAAGTCCGCCGTCGACCGTGAGCAAAAGCGGGTGAAATGCTAA
- the pal gene encoding peptidoglycan-associated lipoprotein Pal, translating to MKYLQGMKLVAVLAVALSMGACANKNGLGSDAMANAATPGSQQDFVVNVGDRVFFESDQTDLSPQATATLDKQAQWLQTYNRYSFTIEGHADERGTREYNIALGARRAQSVRAYLASRGIDPSRMRTISYGKERPVAVCNDISCWSQNRRAVTVLNASS from the coding sequence ATGAAATATCTCCAGGGTATGAAGTTGGTCGCGGTTCTGGCCGTGGCGCTGTCGATGGGCGCGTGCGCCAACAAGAATGGGCTGGGCTCCGACGCGATGGCGAATGCCGCGACCCCGGGCAGCCAGCAGGATTTCGTGGTCAATGTCGGCGACCGCGTGTTCTTCGAGAGCGATCAGACCGATCTCAGCCCGCAGGCGACCGCGACGCTGGACAAGCAGGCGCAGTGGCTGCAGACCTATAACCGCTACTCCTTCACCATCGAAGGCCATGCCGACGAGCGCGGCACCCGCGAATACAACATCGCGCTCGGCGCCCGCCGCGCCCAGTCGGTGCGCGCCTATCTCGCCTCGCGCGGCATCGACCCGAGCCGCATGCGCACCATCTCCTACGGCAAGGAGCGCCCGGTGGCGGTCTGCAACGACATCTCCTGCTGGTCGCAGAACCGTCGCGCCGTCACGGTGCTGAACGCAAGCTCCTGA
- a CDS encoding N-acyl amino acid synthase FeeM domain-containing protein, translated as MAKAERNPPVIRGAGLFDRIDYRLIETPEDKDQLYQMRYRAYLHGGLILPSDSRRVSDRYDDAPNAWVFGIYVDGELCSSLRLHVLTPELRMSYATELFGDVLHPRLDEGEVFIDPARFVADPDKAQRYPELPYLSLRLAYLACEHFNADTGLAVVRAEHQAFYRRVFLHETIAEPRAFPNVLKKVALMASGFRTLREQVLNRFPIMRSSAFERRMLFERSDGHRIYPAEVVTSVERPSIVPSS; from the coding sequence ATGGCAAAGGCCGAGCGCAATCCGCCGGTGATCCGCGGCGCCGGGCTGTTTGATCGTATCGACTACCGTCTTATCGAAACTCCCGAAGACAAAGATCAACTCTACCAGATGCGCTATCGCGCCTACCTGCACGGCGGATTGATCCTGCCGTCGGATTCGCGGCGCGTCAGCGATCGCTACGATGACGCGCCCAACGCCTGGGTGTTCGGAATCTACGTCGACGGAGAGCTCTGCAGCTCGCTGCGTCTGCATGTGCTGACGCCGGAATTGCGGATGTCCTATGCGACCGAGCTGTTCGGCGATGTGCTGCATCCCCGTCTCGACGAGGGCGAGGTCTTCATCGATCCGGCGCGCTTCGTCGCCGACCCCGACAAGGCGCAGCGCTATCCCGAGTTGCCCTATCTGTCGTTGCGGCTCGCCTATCTGGCCTGCGAGCATTTCAATGCTGACACCGGGCTTGCGGTGGTTCGTGCCGAGCATCAGGCGTTCTATCGGCGGGTGTTCCTGCACGAGACGATCGCCGAGCCGCGTGCATTCCCGAACGTGCTGAAGAAGGTCGCCCTGATGGCGTCCGGGTTCCGGACCCTGCGCGAGCAGGTCTTGAACCGGTTCCCGATCATGCGCTCGAGTGCGTTCGAACGACGGATGCTGTTCGAACGCTCGGACGGGCACCGAATCTATCCTGCCGAGGTCGTGACATCAGTCGAACGCCCCTCGATCGTGCCCAGCAGCTGA
- a CDS encoding putative bifunctional diguanylate cyclase/phosphodiesterase — MQFASQTGEPDQSTSPTISAALIDSLFEAPGPLMAGIIFVALSAALTALRTGQDVIWWCVGSLILTGAVRGFDLHRYQARIKKAQMAAGEAARWQTRYQIGAMVQAAAIGAWCSTTLLASNDAVAHMICLSVTTGIAAGGAGRAYGRQWIFQLQITLVFGPTVLALAWIGTPYYLAMSVISAAFLLALIGISANLHRIFMRAIVAREREAALAGQFDTALNNMPHGLCMFGQDARLAVMNHRFSEMMALPQGIATSGGSASDVIAACVTSGSISLASGRVILDEIEDPRARDIVTSDPDPTRNRFLSWTFQPMADGGAVVLLEDITERRSAEAKISHLARYDELTQLPNRVNFRDEIGLLLAHGRDQLSALLFVDLDQFKQVNDTLGHPCGDQLLCAVAGRLREMLRPEDFVARFGGDEFVVFQQNIQSHEDAAGLARRIVARLSERYKIDNHLVEIGASVGIAVTAPGVSADTLLKNADMALYRAKADGRGTFCFFRDEMAQTVEARRILELDLRKALANEEFELFYQPLINLKSGKVSTCEALLRWNHPARGTVSPVDIIPVAEDMGLIVDLGRWILRKACMECMKWPEAVSVAVNFSPQQFHQRDVLSEVRYALEVSGLPAHRLEIEITESSLLHDTQLTHDVLSQLRTLGVRISLDDFGTGYSSLSYLHNFPLQKVKIDRSFLEGIDSDRPLTLLRGVARLSADLGMSVVVEGIETNEQLELISADGAVTEAQGYLFSRPVPASRIRQLLNASHGHRRSDDHLAVIASR, encoded by the coding sequence ATGCAGTTTGCCAGCCAGACGGGAGAACCGGACCAGTCGACGTCGCCGACGATCTCCGCGGCGTTGATCGATTCGCTGTTCGAGGCGCCCGGTCCGCTGATGGCGGGAATCATCTTCGTCGCGCTCTCCGCGGCGCTGACCGCGCTGCGGACCGGTCAGGACGTGATCTGGTGGTGCGTCGGCTCCCTGATCCTGACCGGCGCCGTGCGTGGCTTCGACCTGCATCGCTACCAGGCGCGGATCAAGAAGGCGCAGATGGCGGCCGGCGAGGCCGCGCGGTGGCAGACGCGCTACCAGATCGGCGCCATGGTCCAGGCGGCGGCGATCGGCGCCTGGTGCTCGACCACGCTGCTCGCCTCCAACGACGCCGTCGCCCACATGATCTGCCTGTCGGTCACGACCGGCATTGCCGCAGGCGGCGCGGGCAGGGCCTATGGCCGGCAATGGATCTTCCAGCTCCAGATCACGCTGGTGTTCGGCCCGACCGTGCTCGCGCTGGCGTGGATCGGCACGCCCTATTATCTCGCGATGTCGGTGATCAGCGCAGCCTTCCTACTGGCATTGATCGGCATTTCGGCGAACCTGCACCGGATCTTCATGCGCGCGATCGTGGCGCGCGAACGCGAGGCCGCGCTCGCCGGCCAGTTCGACACCGCGCTCAACAACATGCCGCACGGGCTGTGCATGTTCGGCCAGGACGCGCGGCTTGCGGTGATGAACCACCGCTTCAGCGAGATGATGGCGCTGCCGCAGGGCATCGCAACCAGCGGCGGCAGTGCCTCGGACGTCATCGCCGCCTGCGTCACGTCCGGATCGATCTCGCTGGCCAGCGGCAGGGTGATCCTCGACGAGATCGAGGATCCGCGGGCGCGCGACATCGTCACCTCCGATCCCGATCCGACCCGGAACCGGTTCCTGTCCTGGACCTTCCAGCCGATGGCCGACGGCGGTGCCGTGGTGCTGCTCGAGGACATCACCGAGCGGCGCTCCGCCGAGGCCAAGATCAGCCATCTCGCGCGCTACGACGAGCTGACCCAGCTGCCCAACCGGGTCAATTTCCGCGACGAGATCGGGCTGCTGCTGGCGCATGGCCGCGATCAATTGTCCGCGCTGCTGTTCGTCGACCTCGACCAGTTCAAGCAGGTCAACGACACGCTCGGTCATCCCTGCGGCGACCAGCTGTTGTGCGCCGTCGCCGGGCGGTTGCGGGAAATGCTGCGGCCCGAGGATTTCGTCGCGCGGTTCGGCGGCGACGAGTTCGTCGTGTTCCAGCAGAACATCCAGTCGCACGAGGACGCCGCAGGCCTGGCCCGCCGCATCGTCGCGCGCCTCAGCGAGCGCTACAAGATCGACAATCACCTGGTCGAGATCGGCGCCAGCGTCGGCATAGCGGTGACCGCGCCGGGCGTCAGCGCCGACACCCTTCTCAAGAACGCCGACATGGCGCTCTACCGTGCCAAGGCCGACGGCCGCGGCACCTTCTGCTTCTTCCGCGACGAGATGGCGCAGACCGTCGAGGCGCGCCGCATCCTCGAGCTCGACCTGCGCAAGGCGCTGGCCAACGAGGAGTTCGAGCTGTTCTATCAGCCGCTGATCAACCTGAAGTCCGGCAAGGTCTCGACCTGCGAGGCGCTGCTGCGCTGGAACCATCCGGCGCGCGGCACGGTCTCGCCGGTCGACATCATTCCGGTCGCCGAGGACATGGGCCTGATCGTCGATCTCGGCCGCTGGATCCTGCGCAAGGCCTGCATGGAATGCATGAAGTGGCCGGAGGCGGTCAGCGTCGCCGTCAACTTCTCGCCGCAGCAGTTCCATCAGCGCGACGTGCTGAGCGAGGTGCGCTACGCGCTCGAAGTGTCGGGCCTGCCGGCGCACCGGCTCGAGATCGAGATCACCGAGTCCTCGCTGCTGCACGACACCCAGCTGACCCACGACGTACTGTCGCAGCTGCGAACGCTCGGGGTGCGGATCTCGCTCGACGATTTCGGCACGGGATATTCGTCGCTCAGCTATCTCCACAACTTCCCGTTGCAGAAGGTCAAAATCGACCGGTCGTTCCTCGAGGGGATCGACAGCGACCGCCCGCTGACGCTGCTGCGCGGCGTGGCCCGGCTGTCGGCCGATCTCGGCATGTCCGTGGTGGTCGAGGGCATCGAAACCAACGAGCAACTCGAGCTGATCAGTGCCGACGGCGCGGTCACCGAAGCGCAGGGCTATCTGTTCAGCAGGCCCGTTCCTGCCAGCAGAATTCGCCAATTGCTGAACGCGTCGCACGGCCATCGCCGGTCGGACGACCACCTCGCCGTGATCGCTTCTAGATAG
- the tolB gene encoding Tol-Pal system beta propeller repeat protein TolB — MTFRLDRRQMIAGMAGLGAVAAAPMRMALAQGPKRIPIPEGDFAPIPIAIPNFAAGTPGDTEVGAGVTQVITNNLKRSGLFAPIDQAAYLEKSINIDAPPNLNNWKSINAQALVVGRMTRQGSGRVKAEFRLWDVNTGQQLAGQSYDTSADYWRRIAHIISDQIYERMTGEKGYFDTRIVFVDESGAAERRVKRLALMDQDGANVRYLTRGADLVLTPRFSPSTQEITYMEFGQGDPRVYLLNIETGQREIVGNFPGMSFSPRFSPDGQRVIMSLQQGGNSNLFVMDLRSKSMTRLTDTPAIDTSPSYAPDGSRLCFESDRGGKPQIYVMPAGGGGAQRISFGDGTYSTPVWSPRGDYIAFTKQGGGQFAIGIMKPDGSGERILTSGFHNEGPTFAPNGRVVMFFRDPGGSGGPSLFTIDVSGRNELKVPTPGFASDPAWSPLLS; from the coding sequence ATGACATTTCGCCTCGACCGCCGACAGATGATCGCCGGAATGGCCGGGCTTGGCGCCGTTGCCGCGGCGCCGATGCGCATGGCGCTAGCGCAGGGCCCCAAGCGGATTCCAATTCCAGAGGGCGACTTCGCGCCGATCCCGATCGCGATCCCGAATTTCGCCGCCGGCACGCCTGGCGACACCGAGGTCGGCGCCGGCGTGACGCAGGTGATCACCAACAACCTCAAGCGCAGTGGATTGTTCGCGCCGATCGACCAGGCAGCCTATCTCGAAAAGTCGATCAACATCGACGCGCCGCCGAACCTGAACAACTGGAAGAGCATCAACGCGCAGGCGCTGGTGGTCGGCCGTATGACGCGCCAGGGCAGTGGGCGGGTGAAGGCGGAATTCCGGCTCTGGGACGTCAACACCGGCCAGCAGCTTGCCGGCCAGTCCTACGACACGTCGGCCGACTACTGGCGCCGCATCGCCCACATCATCTCCGACCAGATCTATGAGCGGATGACCGGCGAGAAGGGCTATTTCGACACCCGCATCGTGTTCGTCGACGAGAGCGGTGCGGCCGAACGTCGCGTCAAGCGGCTGGCGCTGATGGATCAGGACGGCGCCAATGTGCGCTATCTGACCCGCGGCGCGGACCTCGTGCTGACGCCGCGCTTCTCGCCGTCGACCCAGGAGATCACCTACATGGAGTTCGGGCAGGGCGACCCGCGGGTCTATCTGCTCAACATCGAGACCGGCCAGCGCGAGATCGTAGGCAATTTCCCGGGCATGTCGTTCTCGCCGCGCTTCTCGCCGGACGGCCAGCGCGTCATCATGAGCCTGCAGCAGGGCGGCAACTCCAACCTGTTCGTGATGGATTTGCGCTCCAAGTCGATGACGCGGCTGACCGACACGCCGGCGATCGACACCTCGCCGTCCTACGCCCCGGATGGCTCGCGGCTGTGTTTCGAATCCGATCGCGGCGGCAAGCCGCAGATCTACGTGATGCCGGCGGGCGGCGGCGGAGCGCAGCGCATCTCGTTCGGCGACGGCACCTATTCGACGCCGGTGTGGTCGCCGCGCGGCGACTACATCGCCTTCACCAAGCAGGGCGGCGGGCAGTTCGCGATCGGCATCATGAAGCCGGACGGCTCCGGCGAGCGCATCCTGACCTCGGGCTTCCACAATGAAGGCCCGACTTTTGCGCCGAACGGCCGCGTCGTGATGTTCTTCCGCGACCCCGGCGGCAGCGGCGGACCGTCGCTGTTCACCATCGACGTCTCCGGCCGCAACGAGCTCAAGGTGCCGACGCCGGGCTTCGCTTCGGACCCCGCTTGGTCGCCGCTTCTGTCGTGA
- a CDS encoding protein TolA, giving the protein MKVKVDKTLAASIALHVLVLGWGLVTFSTKAFVMPEEETVAVDVISADQLSHVMAGQKDGKKDNPKPLVEKVAEAKPVDDAVGKIDDKKPPVVTDTAPAPSPKVEKPEDKKPDPPKKVENKPKEEPKPVEKKPDPVKPDPINEALKKEEKKPPPKPVQQAAKPPPEQKPKERTFDQSKIAALLDKRDPTRASITGDTLNANAALGTSKGKQADNSATWGAMFKQQVERCWKKPYGGIEAQQTEAVFEIKLKRDGTLEAAPVPEGTPATPYLRVYQESALRAIIECQPYKLPAAFFEEWKYFAPVFTERKT; this is encoded by the coding sequence TTGAAGGTCAAGGTCGACAAGACTCTGGCGGCGTCGATTGCCCTGCACGTGCTCGTGCTCGGATGGGGGCTCGTGACGTTTTCGACCAAGGCCTTCGTGATGCCGGAGGAGGAGACGGTCGCCGTCGACGTGATCTCTGCCGATCAGCTATCTCACGTCATGGCCGGCCAGAAGGACGGCAAGAAAGACAATCCCAAGCCGCTGGTCGAGAAGGTCGCCGAGGCCAAGCCGGTCGACGACGCCGTGGGCAAGATCGATGACAAGAAGCCGCCGGTCGTGACCGACACGGCGCCGGCCCCGAGCCCGAAAGTCGAGAAGCCCGAAGACAAGAAGCCGGATCCGCCGAAGAAGGTCGAGAACAAGCCAAAGGAAGAGCCGAAGCCGGTCGAGAAGAAGCCCGATCCGGTGAAGCCCGATCCGATCAACGAGGCGCTCAAGAAGGAAGAGAAGAAGCCCCCGCCGAAGCCGGTACAGCAGGCCGCCAAGCCGCCGCCCGAGCAGAAGCCTAAGGAGCGCACCTTCGACCAGAGCAAGATCGCAGCCCTGCTCGACAAGCGCGATCCGACCCGTGCCTCGATCACCGGCGACACGCTGAACGCCAACGCCGCGCTCGGCACCTCGAAGGGCAAGCAGGCTGACAATTCCGCGACCTGGGGCGCGATGTTCAAGCAGCAGGTCGAACGCTGCTGGAAGAAACCCTATGGCGGTATCGAGGCGCAGCAGACCGAGGCTGTCTTCGAGATCAAGCTGAAGCGCGACGGGACGCTCGAAGCCGCGCCGGTGCCGGAAGGTACGCCGGCGACGCCTTATCTGCGGGTTTACCAGGAGAGCGCGCTGCGGGCGATCATCGAATGCCAGCCGTACAAGCTGCCGGCGGCCTTCTTCGAGGAATGGAAGTATTTTGCGCCGGTGTTCACAGAGCGAAAGACCTGA
- a CDS encoding biopolymer transporter ExbD — MAMSMAGSGGGGRRGRGGRKPVMAEINVTPMVDVMLVLLIIFMVAAPLMTSTIDIDLPVASGGKSISSNQPPLTLSVKRTGGSCNSNVELYLADAPIAAADLLPKIKAIGETRSEAERVVYLRGDKDVCYTDMMKLLGEIRAAGYKANIVIIPESG; from the coding sequence ATGGCGATGAGCATGGCCGGGTCCGGCGGTGGCGGTCGGCGCGGCCGCGGCGGCCGCAAGCCGGTGATGGCCGAGATCAACGTCACGCCGATGGTCGACGTGATGCTGGTGCTGCTCATCATCTTCATGGTGGCGGCGCCGCTGATGACGTCGACGATCGACATCGACCTGCCGGTTGCCTCAGGCGGCAAGTCGATCTCGTCGAACCAGCCGCCCTTGACGCTGTCGGTCAAGCGCACCGGCGGCAGCTGCAATTCGAATGTCGAGCTCTATCTCGCCGATGCGCCGATCGCGGCCGCGGACCTTTTGCCCAAGATCAAGGCAATCGGGGAGACCCGTTCGGAAGCTGAACGCGTGGTCTATCTGCGCGGAGATAAGGACGTTTGTTACACTGACATGATGAAATTGCTCGGGGAGATCCGGGCTGCTGGGTACAAGGCGAACATCGTCATCATTCCGGAAAGTGGATAG